A single region of the Raphanus sativus cultivar WK10039 chromosome 1, ASM80110v3, whole genome shotgun sequence genome encodes:
- the LOC108843877 gene encoding anaphase-promoting complex subunit 5 isoform X1, which produces MAGLTRTAGAFAVTPHKISVCILLQLYAPSAQMSLPFPFSSVSQHNRLGLYLLSLTKSCDDIFEPKLEDLINQLREVGEDMDAWLTDHLTNRFSSLTSPDDLLNFFNDMRGILGSLDSVAAQDDQIILDPNSILGMFVRRCILAFNLLSFEGVCHLFTSIEVYCREAHSSSAQYDASNDNLESLIQHDQMDMEKYIMDKATEEIKLQKNASGSIPFHLHTPEALFKVTEGLLVTRKEKSRASTKKIEATPITRASSSTADDNLVDESLFLRTNYQIQGFLMEQADAIETHGSSLSSSSIESFLQKLQNLAPELHRVHFLRYLNKLHSDDYFAALDNLLRYFDYSAGTEGFDLVPPSAGCSMNGRYEIALLCLGMMHFRFGHPNLALEVLTEAVRVSQQVSNDTCLAYTLAAMSNLLSEMGIASTTSVLGSSYSPVTSTASSLSVQQRVYILLKESLRRADSLKLRRLVASNHLAMAKFELMHVQRPLLSFGPKASMRHKTCPVSVCKEIRLGAHLLSDFSAESSTMTIDGTLSSVWLKDLQKPWGQPVLSQESGSRKSSTFFQFCDHLVSIPGSVSQIIGASYLLRATSWELYGSAPMARMNTLVYATLFGDSSSSSDAELAYLKLIQHLALYKGYKDAFAALKIAEEKFLTVSKSKVLLLKLQLLHEHALHRGNLKLAQRMCNELGGLASTTMGVDMEQKVEASLREARTLLAAKQYSQAAKVAHSLFCTCHKFSLQIEKASVLLLLAEIHKKSGNAVLGLPYALASISFCQSFNLDLLKASATLTLAELWLGLGSNHAKRALDLLHGAFPMILGHGGLELRARAYIFEANCYLSNPSFSVSTDSDTVLDSLRQASDELQALEYHELAAEALYLMAMVYDKLGQIEEREEAATMFKKHITALENPQNEEPNMA; this is translated from the exons ATGGCCGGATTAACGAGAACAGCCGGCGCCTTTGCGGTAACTCCGCACAAGATCTCCGTTTGCATTCTCCTCCAGTTATACGCGCCGTCAGCTCAGATGTCTCTCCCCTTCCCTTTCTCTTCCGTCTCTCAGCACAACCGCCTCGGCCTCTACTTGCTCTCTCTCACCAAG TCTTGCGATGATATATTTGAGCCGAAGCTGGAAGATCTCATCAACCAACTGAGAGAAGTAGGGGAAGACATGGATGCGTGGCTAACTGACCATTTAACTAATAGATTTTCCTCTCTGACTTCACCTGATGACCTATTGAACTTCTTCAATGACATGCGAG GAATACTTGGGAGCCTTGATTCAGTAGCTGCCCAAGATGATCAGATTATTTTGGATCCGAATAGCATCTTGGGAATGTTCGTTCGTCGTTGCATTTTGGCATTTAACCTTTTATCGTTTGAG GGAGTTTGTCATCTCTTTACCAGCATTGAAGTCTACTGCAGAGAAGCCCATTCAAGCTCTGCTCAGTATGATGCATCTAATGATAATCTGGAGTCGTTAATACAACATGATCAGATGGATATGGAGAAATATATAATGGATAAAGCAACCGAAGAAATAAAGCTACAGAAAAATGCTAGTGGAAGTATCCCTTTTCACCTTCATACGCCGGAAGCACTTTTCAAAGTGACAGAAG GTCTGTTAGTTACTAGGAAGGAAAAATCAAGAGCCAGCACGAAGAAAATAGAGGCTACTCCAATTACTCGTGCTTCCTCAAGTACAGCTGATGATAATCTGGTTGATGAGTCATTATTCCTTCGGACAAATTATCAGATACAAGGCTTTTTAATGGAGCAGGCAGATGCAATTGAAAC CCATGGAAGTTCATTGTCTTCAAGTTCGATTGAAAGTTTCCTTCAGAAGCTTCAGAATTTAGCCCCTGAGTTGCATCGT GTTCACTTTTTGCGTTACTTGAATAAACTTCACAGCGATGACTATTTTGCTGCTCTGGATAATCTCCTCCGTTACTTCGATTACAG TGCAGGGACTGAGGGATTTGACCTAGTTCCTCCTTCAGCTGGCTGTAGCATGAATGGGAGGTACGAGATTGCTTTGTTATGTTTGGGAATGATGCATTTCCGCTTTGGGCATCCTAATCTGGCTCTAGAG GTTTTGACTGAAGCTGTGCGTGTATCGCAACAg GTTAGCAATGATACTTGTCTAGCCTATACGCTAGCAGCAATGAGCAACTTGTTATCAGAAATGGGCATTGCAAGTACCACCAGTGTTCTTGGATCGTCCTACTCACCCGTCACTAGCACTGCGTCTTCATTATCTGTACAACAAAGGGTGTACATTCTTCTGAAAGAGTCTTTGAGGAGGGCGGACAGTCTAAAGTTAAGACGCTTAGTGGCTTCTAATCATCTTGCGATGGCTAAGTTTGAGTTGATG CATGTGCAAAGGCCTCTGCTTTCGTTTGGTCCCAAAGCTTCAATGCGTCACAAAACTTGTCCAGTTAGTGTCTGCAAG GAGATAAGACTAGGTGCACACCTACTTAGCGACTTTTCTGCTGAAAGCTCTACAATGACAATTGATGGTACATTAAGCTCAGTTTGGCTCAAAGACTTGCAAAAACCATGGGGCCAACCTGTCCTTTCTCAGGAATCTGGTTCTAGAAAGAGTTCGACTTTTTTCCAGTTCTGTGATCATTTGGTCTCGATTCCTGGATCTGTGTCACAAATAATAGGCGCTTCTTATTTACTACGGGCAACTTCATGGGAGTTATATGGCAG cGCTCCTATGGCTCGGATGAATACCTTGGTGTATGCAACTTTATTCGGTGACTCTTCGAG TTCATCTGACGCAGAGTTAGCATACTTGAAGCTCATTCAACATTTGGCTCTATATAAGGGATACAAAG ATGCATTTGCTGCTCTTAAGATTGCGGAGGAAAAGTTCTTAACCGTGTCAAAATCAAAAGTATTGTTGCTCAAGCTGCAGCTACTACATGAACATGCTTTGCATCG CGGAAATCTGAAGCTAGCTCAACGAATGTGCAATGAGCTAGGAGGCTTGGCATCAACCACCATGGGTGTAGACATGGAGCAGAAAGTAGAAGCAAGTCTTCGTGAAGCTAGGACGTTGCTTGCAGCAAAACAGTATAGCCAG GCAGCGAAGGTGGCACACTCCCTCTTCTGCACGTGCCACAAATTCAGTTTGCAAATCGAAAAAGCGTCTGTTCTTCTTCTGCTTGCAGAGATCCATAAG AAGTCAGGAAATGCAGTCCTGGGTCTTCCGTATGCGCTGGCAAGCATCTCTTTTTGCCAGTCATTCAATTTGGATCTTCTCAAAGCATCAGCTACTCTCACACTGGCCGAGCTGTGGCTTGGTCTTGGATCAAATCATGCCAAACGGGCGTTAGACCTTTTGCATGGGGCTTTCCCTATGATTCTCGGCCATGGAGGTTTGGAGTTACGTGCTCGAGCATACATCTTTGAAGCAAACTGCTATCTGTCCAATCCAAGCTTTTCAG TTTCCACAGATTCTGACACTGTCCTGGATTCACTAAGGCAAGCTTCAGATGAGCTTCAAGCGTTGGAG TACCATGAATTGGCAGCTGAAGCTTTATATTTAATGGCAATGGTATACGACAAGTTGGGACAGATTGAGGAGAGGGAAGAGGCTGCAACTATGTTTAAGAAGCATATAACAGCTCTCGAGAATCCTCAAAACGAGGAACCAAACATGGCATGA
- the LOC108843877 gene encoding anaphase-promoting complex subunit 5 isoform X2 — MAGLTRTAGAFAVTPHKISVCILLQLYAPSAQMSLPFPFSSVSQHNRLGLYLLSLTKSCDDIFEPKLEDLINQLREVGEDMDAWLTDHLTNRFSSLTSPDDLLNFFNDMRGILGSLDSVAAQDDQIILDPNSILGMFVRRCILAFNLLSFEGVCHLFTSIEVYCREAHSSSAQYDASNDNLESLIQHDQMDMEKYIMDKATEEIKLQKNASGSIPFHLHTPEALFKVTEGLLVTRKEKSRASTKKIEATPITRASSSTADDNLVDESLFLRTNYQIQGFLMEQADAIETHGSSLSSSSIESFLQKLQNLAPELHRVHFLRYLNKLHSDDYFAALDNLLRYFDYSAGTEGFDLVPPSAGCSMNGRYEIALLCLGMMHFRFGHPNLALEVLTEAVRVSQQVSNDTCLAYTLAAMSNLLSEMGIASTTSVLGSSYSPVTSTASSLSVQQRVYILLKESLRRADSLKLRRLVASNHLAMAKFELMHVQRPLLSFGPKASMRHKTCPVSVCKEIRLGAHLLSDFSAESSTMTIDGTLSSVWLKDLQKPWGQPVLSQESGSRKSSTFFQFCDHLVSIPGSVSQIIGASYLLRATSWELYGSAPMARMNTLVYATLFGDSSSSSDAELAYLKLIQHLALYKGYKDAFAALKIAEEKFLTVSKSKVLLLKLQLLHEHALHRGNLKLAQRMCNELGGLASTTMGVDMEQKVEASLREARTLLAAKQYSQAAKVAHSLFCTCHKFSLQIEKASVLLLLAEIHKKSGNAVLGLPYALASISFCQSFNLDLLKASATLTLAELWLGLGSNHAKRALDLLHGAFPMILGHGGLELRARAYIFEANCYLSNPSFSDSDTVLDSLRQASDELQALEYHELAAEALYLMAMVYDKLGQIEEREEAATMFKKHITALENPQNEEPNMA; from the exons ATGGCCGGATTAACGAGAACAGCCGGCGCCTTTGCGGTAACTCCGCACAAGATCTCCGTTTGCATTCTCCTCCAGTTATACGCGCCGTCAGCTCAGATGTCTCTCCCCTTCCCTTTCTCTTCCGTCTCTCAGCACAACCGCCTCGGCCTCTACTTGCTCTCTCTCACCAAG TCTTGCGATGATATATTTGAGCCGAAGCTGGAAGATCTCATCAACCAACTGAGAGAAGTAGGGGAAGACATGGATGCGTGGCTAACTGACCATTTAACTAATAGATTTTCCTCTCTGACTTCACCTGATGACCTATTGAACTTCTTCAATGACATGCGAG GAATACTTGGGAGCCTTGATTCAGTAGCTGCCCAAGATGATCAGATTATTTTGGATCCGAATAGCATCTTGGGAATGTTCGTTCGTCGTTGCATTTTGGCATTTAACCTTTTATCGTTTGAG GGAGTTTGTCATCTCTTTACCAGCATTGAAGTCTACTGCAGAGAAGCCCATTCAAGCTCTGCTCAGTATGATGCATCTAATGATAATCTGGAGTCGTTAATACAACATGATCAGATGGATATGGAGAAATATATAATGGATAAAGCAACCGAAGAAATAAAGCTACAGAAAAATGCTAGTGGAAGTATCCCTTTTCACCTTCATACGCCGGAAGCACTTTTCAAAGTGACAGAAG GTCTGTTAGTTACTAGGAAGGAAAAATCAAGAGCCAGCACGAAGAAAATAGAGGCTACTCCAATTACTCGTGCTTCCTCAAGTACAGCTGATGATAATCTGGTTGATGAGTCATTATTCCTTCGGACAAATTATCAGATACAAGGCTTTTTAATGGAGCAGGCAGATGCAATTGAAAC CCATGGAAGTTCATTGTCTTCAAGTTCGATTGAAAGTTTCCTTCAGAAGCTTCAGAATTTAGCCCCTGAGTTGCATCGT GTTCACTTTTTGCGTTACTTGAATAAACTTCACAGCGATGACTATTTTGCTGCTCTGGATAATCTCCTCCGTTACTTCGATTACAG TGCAGGGACTGAGGGATTTGACCTAGTTCCTCCTTCAGCTGGCTGTAGCATGAATGGGAGGTACGAGATTGCTTTGTTATGTTTGGGAATGATGCATTTCCGCTTTGGGCATCCTAATCTGGCTCTAGAG GTTTTGACTGAAGCTGTGCGTGTATCGCAACAg GTTAGCAATGATACTTGTCTAGCCTATACGCTAGCAGCAATGAGCAACTTGTTATCAGAAATGGGCATTGCAAGTACCACCAGTGTTCTTGGATCGTCCTACTCACCCGTCACTAGCACTGCGTCTTCATTATCTGTACAACAAAGGGTGTACATTCTTCTGAAAGAGTCTTTGAGGAGGGCGGACAGTCTAAAGTTAAGACGCTTAGTGGCTTCTAATCATCTTGCGATGGCTAAGTTTGAGTTGATG CATGTGCAAAGGCCTCTGCTTTCGTTTGGTCCCAAAGCTTCAATGCGTCACAAAACTTGTCCAGTTAGTGTCTGCAAG GAGATAAGACTAGGTGCACACCTACTTAGCGACTTTTCTGCTGAAAGCTCTACAATGACAATTGATGGTACATTAAGCTCAGTTTGGCTCAAAGACTTGCAAAAACCATGGGGCCAACCTGTCCTTTCTCAGGAATCTGGTTCTAGAAAGAGTTCGACTTTTTTCCAGTTCTGTGATCATTTGGTCTCGATTCCTGGATCTGTGTCACAAATAATAGGCGCTTCTTATTTACTACGGGCAACTTCATGGGAGTTATATGGCAG cGCTCCTATGGCTCGGATGAATACCTTGGTGTATGCAACTTTATTCGGTGACTCTTCGAG TTCATCTGACGCAGAGTTAGCATACTTGAAGCTCATTCAACATTTGGCTCTATATAAGGGATACAAAG ATGCATTTGCTGCTCTTAAGATTGCGGAGGAAAAGTTCTTAACCGTGTCAAAATCAAAAGTATTGTTGCTCAAGCTGCAGCTACTACATGAACATGCTTTGCATCG CGGAAATCTGAAGCTAGCTCAACGAATGTGCAATGAGCTAGGAGGCTTGGCATCAACCACCATGGGTGTAGACATGGAGCAGAAAGTAGAAGCAAGTCTTCGTGAAGCTAGGACGTTGCTTGCAGCAAAACAGTATAGCCAG GCAGCGAAGGTGGCACACTCCCTCTTCTGCACGTGCCACAAATTCAGTTTGCAAATCGAAAAAGCGTCTGTTCTTCTTCTGCTTGCAGAGATCCATAAG AAGTCAGGAAATGCAGTCCTGGGTCTTCCGTATGCGCTGGCAAGCATCTCTTTTTGCCAGTCATTCAATTTGGATCTTCTCAAAGCATCAGCTACTCTCACACTGGCCGAGCTGTGGCTTGGTCTTGGATCAAATCATGCCAAACGGGCGTTAGACCTTTTGCATGGGGCTTTCCCTATGATTCTCGGCCATGGAGGTTTGGAGTTACGTGCTCGAGCATACATCTTTGAAGCAAACTGCTATCTGTCCAATCCAAGCTTTTCAG ATTCTGACACTGTCCTGGATTCACTAAGGCAAGCTTCAGATGAGCTTCAAGCGTTGGAG TACCATGAATTGGCAGCTGAAGCTTTATATTTAATGGCAATGGTATACGACAAGTTGGGACAGATTGAGGAGAGGGAAGAGGCTGCAACTATGTTTAAGAAGCATATAACAGCTCTCGAGAATCCTCAAAACGAGGAACCAAACATGGCATGA
- the LOC130509484 gene encoding 4-hydroxyphenylpyruvate dioxygenase-like, with translation MGHENAAVSENQHHDDDGNAATSASPEFKLVGFSKFVRKNPKSDKFKVKRFHHIEFWCGDATNVSRRFSWGLGMRFSAKSDLSTGNNVHASYLLTSGDLRFLFTAPYSTSLSAGETSPTTTTTASIPSFVHATYRSFFSSHGLGVRAVAVEVEDAESAFSISVSNGAVPSSPPILLNDAVTISEVKLYGDVVLRYVSYNKAVTSLFLPRFEPVEDTSSFPLDYGITRLDHAVGNVPELVPALTYLASFTGFHQFAEFTADDVGTAESGLNSAVLANNDETVLLPINEPVHGTKRKSQIQTYLEHNEGAGLQHLALTSEDIFRTLREMRKRSCVGGFDFMPSPPPTYYKNLKKRVGDVLSDEQMKECEELGILVDRDDQGTLLQIFTKPLGDRPTIFIEIIQRIGCMKKDEEGKVYQSGGCGGFGKGNFSELFKSIEEYEKTLEAKQLVG, from the exons ATGGGGCATGAAAACGCTGCCGTTTCAGAGAACCAGCATCACGACGACGACGGCAACGCTGCTACCTCCGCGTCGCCGGAGTTTAAGCTCGTTGGATTCTCCAAGTTCGTCAGAAAGAATCCAAAGTCCGACAAGTTCAAAGTCAAGCGCTTCCACCACATCGAGTTCTGGTGCGGCGATGCCACCAACGTCTCCCGCCGCTTCTCGTGGGGCCTCGGCATGAGATTCTCCGCCAAATCCGATCTCTCCACCGGGAACAATGTCCACGCCTCCTACCTCCTCACCTCCGGCGACCTCCGCTTCCTCTTCACCGCCCCCTACTCCACATCTCTCTCCGCCGGCGAAACTTCACCGACCACCACAACAACAGCCTCCATCCCCTCCTTCGTTCACGCCACCTACCGCTCCTTCTTCTCTTCCCACGGACTCGGCGTGAGAGCAGTCGCTGTAGAAGTCGAAGACGCAGAGTCAGCCTTCTCCATCAGCGTCTCCAACGGCGCTGTTCCTTCATCCCCTCCTATCCTCCTAAACGACGCCGTTACGATCTCCGAGGTTAAACTCTACGGAGACGTCGTCCTCCGTTACGTCAGTTACAACAAAGCCGTTACATCCCTTTTCCTCCCGCGATTCGAGCCTGTCGAAGATACGTCGTCGTTTCCACTAGACTACGGCATAACGCGTCTCGACCACGCCGTGGGGAACGTCCCCGAGCTCGTTCCAGCGTTAACCTACCTCGCGTCGTTCACCGGCTTCCACCAGTTCGCGGAGTTCACGGCGGACGACGTGGGAACGGCCGAGAGCGGGTTGAACTCGGCGGTTTTGGCAAACAACGACGAGACGGTGCTTCTGCCGATCAACGAGCCGGTTCACGGGACGAAGAGGAAGAGTCAGATACAGACGTATCTGGAGCACAACGAAGGCGCGGGGCTACAGCATCTGGCGCTGACGAGCGAGGACATTTTCAGGACTCTGAGGGAGATGCGGAAGAGGAGCTGTGTCGGAGGGTTCGACTTCATGCCTTCTCCTCCGCCTACTTACTACAAGAATCTCAAGAAACGGGTGGGAGATGTGCTTAGTGACGAACAGATGAAGGAGTGTGAGGAGTTGGGGATTCTTGTGGATAGGGATGATCAAGGGACGTTGCTTCAGATCTTCACAAAACCACTTGGTGACAG GCCGACGATATTTATAGAGATAATACAGAGGATAGGATGCATGAAGAAAGATGAGGAAGGGAAAGTTTACCAGAGTGGAGGATGTGGTGGTTTTGGCAAAGGCAACTTCTCTGAGCTTTTCAAGTCTATTGAAGAGTATGAGAAGACTCTTGAAGCTAAACAGCTTGtggggtga